In the genome of Nitrospirota bacterium, the window ATTCACCGTATCCGGCGCTTTCCCCGCGTCCAGACGGGCGGATTCTTTCCCGTGCGACATGAGGCTCCGCAACGTCTTCACCGCCTCAAGCCCGGCCTCCGAAAGCTGGGCCATCGTCCGGTCCAGGATGTCCCGCTTGAGTCGGTCCAGTTCGGCCTTGAATGCCGGATCGTCCAGGCGGCGGTAAGCGGTCGCCCGGCTCACTCCTGTGGCTTTTGCGCACTCGTCCACGCTCTTCCCGGCGGCTAGGGCCGCAAGCAGGGCCGCATCCTCGTTTTTCGTCTCACTACGGCTCATGGCGTCTCACCGACCGGGAACCCCTCCGGCTCATGCCCGTAGTCCTGCCACCGATGGACGATCCGCTTGAACCCGGCCGGGCAAGGGAAGACCGCGAGAAGGGCGATTTCCGCACGGCTGGGGCGTCGGTTCGCCTTCACTTGAACGAACAGCCCCCCGGACTCGTTCACCGCCACCACGTCCGCCGGGCCAGGAGATCCCGCCGACCGGATGCACCGGAACCCCTGCCGCTCAAGGTAGCGGATCGTCCGGTATTCAAGGCGCCCGTCCTCCGCAGTAGCCTCGCTACGGAGGGTGGATCGGCCTTTCGCGTAGCTCACGGGTTGTACTGCGTCATGACAGATGGTAGCGTCCAGTCATGCGGTGGGATCACGGACGCCGCTCCCGAATTGCCGGTATTCTTGAGAAGGTCGGCATCACGGCGTTGATTGCCGGGGTCGGTGATGTGGTCGTTACCCGGCAAGTGTCACCGGCCCTCGATGCCGTAAGCATCATCCTAGGGTTGATTGCCCTGACCGTTTCGGTTATCATTTCCTTTGATGAGTAGCGCCACCGCCGTTTTCATCTTGTTTCTCGCGGGAGTCCTTGGCCTTTCCATTTGGGGCCTCACCTCGCTTCGCCATCATTCGCGCAAGGCTCAATAGCCTTTCCCACTCACTTCATCTCCGGCGAGAGAAATCCCTTCTTGAACATCGATCCGCAGAATTGCAGCAACGTCCCGCGCCGTCAACAGTGCTTCCCTGTCATTCATGGCGCCATTGTGAAACAACTCGAACGGTTCTGGAATGAGCAATTCAGATCTGAAACCGGGGCGAACTACTCAAGTGGGGGTTCACCCAATCAAGAAGTCAGGCCAAGTGGTTCAGGCTCTTTTCTGCTTCCCCCTGCCCCTCCTTGCAAAGAAGGGGGTATCTTCTGCACTGCCCCTCCGATTCGTCTCAACCGCCACAGTCACCGCGGCCTGTTTCCAGTGCTGAATCTCGCCTTGCCTATTTCGGACTGACGGGCAGAGTCGCCGGCTTGCCCGCCGCCGTTCCGTTCGGGGATCGGTAGCCGCGGGTATCATGCACGCGTCCAGACCCCCGCTCATCCCCGATGGGTCCGCCTACCAGATGGCTTGGACCAAACCGCTGCTGAGAATTCGCCGGTCTTTTGTCAGGAGCGTTGCGGCTTCCACCAGCGCGGTCGCCACAATCAGCCGATCGCATGGATCGCCGGGAAACGAATCGGGCAATTGGGCTGCCTGAACGGCGACGATCGGCGTGATGGGCAACAGCTCAGCACCTGGGACCGCCAGGGCCTCTCTCATCCAATCCAGCGGACCGCGATCGATCGAAATGCGTCGCCGCGCAACCAACCTTGCGAACTCCCAGCAACTGATGGCAGGCACGCCCACATGACGGGCGGAGCGCAAGGTTGCGGCTGCCCGTCGACTCAGCCGATCCGGGTTGCTCGTCCACCAGATCCAGGCGTGCGTATCGAGAACGATCAGTCTTCCGTTCCCCACTTCTCGCCGAGCGGTTCGACAATGTCACCCAGGTACCTCACGCTGCCCCGGAGAGTACCCTTCGATGGCGGCTCCACCGACACGATCTTCGCGACGGGCCGTCCTCTCTTGGTCACCACCATCGGCTCACCCGTCCGCGACACCCGGTCCAACACGCCGAGGCACTCGGACTTGAACCGCCCGGCGGCCATGACCTTGACCCTGGCATTCATGGTCATAATAATATGACTATATAGGTCCCATGTCAAGGCCATATTCTCGCATGTTGGGTGACAGATCCACTACCCGGTTCTGTCTGAAAACGTATCTCCGCGGTAGCCGCAGGCTTCAGCCTGCGTCCAAAGACGCACCCCTAAAGGGTGCGACTACCAAGGGATCGCCCGGCAATCATGGGGTTTCCAAACGGGGCCTGGGACCCCTTGCAGCATACCCCTACCGATCACGCCCTCCGCAGTCCGAGTCCCGCCTTCCGCTTGCCCGCCGCTGAGGCCGGTCGTATGATTCGCGCGGTGGAGCGGAAAATCTCTCTCGCTTTGGCAATCGCGGGATTCGCCTTGTCCCTCGTTGGTCTCACGCTACCGAGCTCTTGCGCTGGTTTCCTAGGCACCCCTGCTGAGGACCAAATTGCGCCCGACGCGCCGACCGACTTCTCCGTTCAGTATAATCAGAATGAAAGGGAGGCACTTACGCTTCGGTGGAAAGACAATTCGGATATCGAAACCCACTACGTGATCGGGGTGTCCACTGAAGTCGAAGGCCTCGCGTTCAATTTTGAGCGCTCACTGCCACCCGATTCCCAGGAGTATTCAATGAGCCCTCGCAAACCTGTGCGTTTCCGGGTCGCCGCCTCCAACGGGGAGGTGCGATCGGAATACCTCCTGGGGTGTCTCTCCTACGAGGACATGGACGGTGACGGCTGGGGTACGCAACTGGCGGCTAATGTGGGGCCGTGCCCAAGCGCAATTTCATTCCTCAAACCCGGGGATTGCAACGACAAGGATTCGAACATTTCTCCCGGCAACAAGACGGGGAATGGCACGGACTGCACCCTTCCGATCGTGGCCGTACTTCCCTATGCCAAGGCGGGCCTGTCGTGCGCAGGGGGGAGCAAGGGAATGATCTATTGTTTCGGCGGTATGGGCTCGGCCGGCATACCCTCTAGTGAGATCCTGGAATTCGATCCGGATTCCAAGCGAGTGAACGTGCGCCCTGCACGACTTCCATCTGGTCGTTCAGGCCTCTCCTGCGTCAGCGCCGTAGATCGTCTGATATATTGCTTTGGTGGCGATCCAGAAACCGCTGACATCATCCAATACGATCCCTCCACCGACACGGCCGATCGGCTGTCCGCCTCCCTGCCCTCGAAGCGAGCCTATCTTTCCTGCGCCTCTTCCGCGAACGGAAACGTCTACTGCTTCGGGGGAGATGGTTCCGACCCTCAGGTTGTGGAGTTCGACCCCCGGAAGAGCACCGTGGAGCCCAAACTGTCTCAGATGCCGTCCAAGATCACCGGCCAAGCCTGCTCGCCGGGAGACGGGAACAAGATCTACTGTTTCGGGGGTGATAGCCTGTCCGAGCCCCAGCCCCACTTCCTCGATTGGATTCGGGAGTACAACCCGGATAGGAACGAAGTGAAGATGAAA includes:
- a CDS encoding type II toxin-antitoxin system VapC family toxin, with the protein product MGNGRLIVLDTHAWIWWTSNPDRLSRRAAATLRSARHVGVPAISCWEFARLVARRRISIDRGPLDWMREALAVPGAELLPITPIVAVQAAQLPDSFPGDPCDRLIVATALVEAATLLTKDRRILSSGLVQAIW
- a CDS encoding type II toxin-antitoxin system Phd/YefM family antitoxin — translated: MAAGRFKSECLGVLDRVSRTGEPMVVTKRGRPVAKIVSVEPPSKGTLRGSVRYLGDIVEPLGEKWGTED